One segment of Clostridium botulinum DNA contains the following:
- a CDS encoding Cof-type HAD-IIB family hydrolase, producing the protein MYRIIFFDIDGTLRDESYGIPETAKVAVKISQKNGYYVCLCTGRSVGTIQDDVLDLPFDGVIAGGGSYIEFENRILKNSFFKTSKIEEACCYLSNESEETGFTFESDDIVFMNKEAVEILKLLNKEKIKLLTDKEKRYIEESQKIIYENNICKFNSEVHRVNKICLWAKEDVFKNVKNIFSYGGFQLAQSFKFDSRNYYEIIQKNCNKGESIVMLCNYLNIPMKETIAFGDGINDIDMLKVVGNSVGVKGGSKEIFKYVDSICEEPIKDGIYLELKRRNII; encoded by the coding sequence GTGTATCGAATAATATTTTTTGATATTGACGGTACCCTGAGAGATGAGTCTTATGGAATACCTGAAACTGCTAAAGTAGCAGTAAAGATTAGTCAAAAAAATGGTTACTATGTTTGTTTATGTACAGGCAGATCCGTTGGAACAATACAAGATGATGTATTAGATTTACCATTTGATGGAGTTATTGCAGGTGGAGGATCTTATATTGAGTTTGAAAATAGAATACTAAAAAATTCTTTTTTTAAGACAAGTAAAATAGAGGAAGCCTGTTGCTATTTAAGTAATGAAAGTGAAGAAACAGGTTTTACATTTGAAAGCGATGATATCGTTTTTATGAACAAGGAGGCAGTTGAAATATTAAAATTGCTTAATAAAGAAAAGATTAAGCTATTAACGGATAAAGAGAAAAGATATATAGAAGAAAGTCAAAAAATAATTTATGAAAATAACATATGTAAGTTTAATAGTGAAGTTCATAGAGTAAATAAGATTTGTTTGTGGGCAAAAGAAGATGTATTTAAAAATGTTAAAAATATTTTTTCTTATGGGGGCTTTCAGTTAGCACAAAGTTTTAAATTTGATTCACGTAATTACTATGAAATAATTCAAAAAAATTGTAATAAGGGTGAGTCAATAGTTATGTTATGTAATTACTTAAATATTCCTATGAAAGAAACCATAGCTTTTGGTGATGGAATAAATGATATAGACATGCTAAAAGTAGTAGGAAATTCTGTAGGTGTAAAAGGCGGAAGCAAAGAAATATTTAAATATGTAGATTCAATTTGTGAAGAACCTATAAAAGATGGAATTTACTTAGAACTAAAGAGAAGAAATATTATATAA
- a CDS encoding MurR/RpiR family transcriptional regulator, with product MRIEELMNRYYSDLNENDKFICKYIINNKDSCYKLSIDEFASKCNVSNTTLFRFAKKISLPGFSELKARLRLEVETKNNEKIDFLSTVTESYHKVVEYIKNRDCTNIFEKMYKAKRIIVYGNGYAQARVTSEFKRIFLPTEKTIFNMHGYDMAKAVEALANEDDFVIIISLSGESKDVIKLAEALRLKGISTLSITKMINNTLAGFCEENLYINSIPLPRNYVLDYEISTPYFILIELLFLKYQKYLSELYSVHIFKK from the coding sequence ATGAGAATTGAAGAATTAATGAATAGATATTATAGTGATTTAAATGAAAATGATAAGTTTATTTGTAAGTATATTATAAATAATAAAGATAGTTGTTATAAGCTTTCAATTGATGAGTTTGCATCAAAATGTAATGTATCAAATACAACATTATTTCGTTTTGCAAAGAAAATTTCTCTGCCGGGTTTTAGTGAGTTAAAAGCAAGATTACGTCTTGAAGTTGAAACTAAAAATAATGAAAAAATAGATTTCTTATCAACTGTTACAGAAAGTTATCATAAAGTTGTTGAATATATTAAAAATCGTGATTGTACAAATATATTTGAAAAAATGTATAAAGCTAAAAGGATTATTGTATATGGAAATGGATATGCTCAAGCTAGAGTTACTAGTGAATTTAAGCGAATATTTCTGCCAACTGAAAAGACAATTTTTAATATGCATGGATATGATATGGCTAAAGCTGTTGAAGCATTAGCAAATGAAGATGACTTTGTAATTATTATTTCTCTCTCAGGAGAATCAAAGGATGTAATTAAGCTTGCAGAAGCTTTAAGATTAAAAGGAATATCGACTTTATCGATAACCAAAATGATCAATAATACTTTAGCAGGTTTTTGTGAAGAAAATCTTTATATAAATTCAATACCATTACCAAGAAATTATGTTTTAGATTATGAAATCTCAACTCCATATTTTATTTTAATAGAGCTTTTATTTTTAAAATATCAAAAATATTTAAGTGAGTTATATAGTGTACATATTTTCAAAAAGTGA
- a CDS encoding MurR/RpiR family transcriptional regulator, translated as MKIYELINNNYDKLTQNDHEIFNYISNNQEQCKDMTCEQVANKCHVSRTTLLRFCRKLNLNSFAELKYLLKSSACKVYEDSSLDIEKACQTYHKTIDEIKGHEYKNICSLIYNAETIYIYGTGNAQKAEAEEFKRIFLSAGKCVVDLFDLGEVQLIQNKFTGKDLFVIISLSGETIEGIEILKSIESRKINTMSITRFQNNTIARMCKDNLYVSTKMLHGFKNLSYEMTAAFYVLLDILFVYYLEYIREVKV; from the coding sequence ATGAAAATATATGAATTAATAAATAACAATTATGATAAATTAACACAAAATGATCATGAAATATTCAATTATATATCTAATAATCAAGAGCAATGTAAAGATATGACATGTGAACAGGTAGCAAATAAATGTCATGTTTCGAGAACTACATTGCTTAGGTTTTGTCGTAAGCTAAATTTAAATTCATTTGCAGAGCTCAAGTATTTACTAAAATCTTCAGCGTGTAAAGTATATGAAGATTCAAGTTTAGATATAGAAAAAGCATGCCAAACTTATCATAAGACAATAGATGAAATAAAAGGGCATGAGTATAAAAACATCTGCTCACTAATTTATAATGCAGAGACAATATACATATATGGTACTGGTAATGCACAAAAGGCAGAAGCAGAAGAATTTAAGAGAATATTTTTGTCAGCAGGTAAATGTGTTGTTGATTTATTTGATTTGGGGGAAGTTCAACTTATACAAAATAAATTTACTGGTAAAGATTTATTTGTAATTATCTCACTTTCAGGTGAGACTATAGAAGGTATTGAAATATTAAAATCTATTGAAAGTAGAAAAATAAATACAATGTCTATTACGCGTTTTCAAAACAATACAATTGCAAGAATGTGCAAAGATAACCTTTATGTATCAACAAAGATGCTACATGGATTTAAAAATTTATCTTATGAAATGACAGCAGCGTTTTATGTGCTTTTAGATATTTTGTTTGTATATTATCTAGAATACATAAGAGAGGTAAAAGTATGA
- a CDS encoding threonine/serine exporter family protein produces MTGSSIIGSFLGAFVVNAYSEIMARIIKTPASMFYVLGIFPLVPGITAYRTINAIVENNYSEALNSGILTLAIGGAIVLAIMISSIIVKSLFKCSIHRNIHCKE; encoded by the coding sequence GTGACTGGAAGTAGCATTATAGGTTCTTTTTTGGGAGCTTTTGTAGTCAATGCATATAGTGAAATAATGGCTAGAATAATAAAAACTCCTGCATCAATGTTTTATGTACTAGGAATATTTCCACTTGTACCGGGAATAACAGCATACAGAACAATAAATGCAATTGTTGAGAATAACTATAGTGAAGCATTAAATAGTGGTATTTTAACTTTAGCTATAGGTGGGGCGATAGTACTTGCAATAATGATTTCATCAATAATTGTTAAATCTCTGTTTAAGTGTAGTATACATAGAAATATTCATTGTAAGGAATAG
- a CDS encoding DUF4489 domain-containing protein, with amino-acid sequence MNIIEENGLSDYNYFSRNDNQPACNVGRNRDSGQQPGRAILKCGCGGSAPIPVVSINALGTVRPLPLASVTIDPSKLKCPTTVLTFTCEIKSVIDVSLRLNFLIKKSSRNGCCEYICGTHSFSDVIEFAGTQTFSFQVCDNSTCDECVTYSVEYVPIDLILNIGGSINNATLTALAVENLC; translated from the coding sequence ATGAACATTATTGAAGAAAATGGATTATCAGATTATAATTATTTTTCTAGAAATGATAATCAACCTGCATGTAATGTAGGTCGTAATAGAGATTCAGGACAACAACCTGGAAGAGCTATTTTAAAATGTGGTTGTGGTGGTTCTGCACCAATTCCTGTAGTAAGCATTAATGCTTTAGGCACTGTAAGACCGCTTCCTCTTGCTAGTGTTACTATTGATCCATCTAAATTAAAATGCCCAACAACTGTTTTAACTTTCACTTGTGAAATAAAATCTGTTATTGACGTTTCTTTGAGATTAAATTTCTTAATTAAGAAGAGTAGTAGAAATGGCTGTTGCGAATATATTTGTGGAACTCATAGCTTCTCAGATGTTATAGAATTTGCTGGAACTCAAACTTTTTCATTCCAAGTTTGTGACAACTCAACATGTGATGAATGTGTAACTTACAGCGTAGAATATGTTCCAATAGATTTAATTTTAAATATTGGTGGTTCAATTAATAATGCTACTTTAACAGCACTTGCAGTAGAGAATTTATGCTAA
- the fliB gene encoding flagellin lysine-N-methylase yields the protein MERKIKMRYPMYLKEFKCIGGSCEDSCCIGWDVDIDKTTFKQYYKIQDQEMRKMFQKNVHNNTGYCCDDIDYGKVKLKKGKRCPFLDAENYCVIHSKLGEEYLSNVCTSFPRITNRIDGYYEMSLDVACPEAARILLLKKEGIEFNESQETLGKHILSSDIDTKSKEFKDSPVKYFKEIRDLSIKIIKNRKFDLSERLYILGEFLEKLEEELDYNFSNVHKFIKGYNINSIDDSYEKNDMNYILQVSFFKKMVDNLNVFKEIDSTAFKEYTKELMNGFKFDEIKDATENPDFYINAFRSYIENFININSYIFENYLVNFIYKNLFPFSETESAFDGYIMLLTRYSFLRFYLVGRYLNNKIDSPDDVVKFIQVFTKTTEHHKTYLGDTLNHIKRKEFDNLEFAKTLL from the coding sequence ATGGAAAGAAAGATAAAGATGAGATATCCAATGTATCTTAAAGAATTTAAGTGCATAGGTGGAAGTTGTGAAGATAGCTGTTGTATTGGATGGGACGTAGATATCGATAAAACTACATTTAAACAATATTACAAAATTCAAGATCAAGAAATGAGAAAAATGTTTCAAAAGAATGTTCATAATAATACGGGTTATTGTTGCGATGATATAGATTATGGAAAAGTAAAATTAAAAAAAGGAAAAAGATGTCCATTTTTAGATGCTGAAAATTACTGTGTAATTCATTCTAAATTGGGTGAAGAATATCTTTCAAATGTATGTACATCGTTTCCTAGAATTACAAATAGAATAGATGGATATTATGAAATGTCCCTTGATGTGGCATGTCCTGAAGCCGCAAGAATTCTTTTGTTAAAAAAAGAGGGAATAGAATTTAATGAGAGTCAAGAAACTTTAGGAAAACATATTTTATCAAGCGATATTGATACAAAATCTAAAGAATTTAAGGATTCACCTGTAAAGTATTTTAAGGAAATTAGAGATTTAAGTATTAAGATAATAAAAAACAGAAAGTTTGATTTAAGTGAAAGACTATATATTTTAGGAGAATTTTTAGAAAAATTAGAAGAAGAACTTGATTATAATTTTAGTAATGTACATAAATTTATAAAAGGATATAATATAAATTCAATTGATGATTCATATGAAAAAAATGATATGAACTATATTCTTCAAGTTTCATTTTTTAAGAAGATGGTAGATAATTTAAATGTATTTAAAGAAATTGATAGTACGGCTTTTAAGGAGTATACTAAAGAACTTATGAATGGATTTAAATTCGATGAAATAAAAGATGCAACGGAAAATCCAGATTTTTATATAAATGCATTCAGGAGTTATATTGAAAATTTCATAAATATTAATAGTTATATCTTCGAGAATTACTTAGTTAATTTTATATATAAAAATTTATTCCCATTTTCAGAAACGGAAAGTGCATTTGATGGATATATAATGCTGTTAACAAGATATTCATTTTTAAGATTCTATTTAGTTGGTAGATATCTAAATAATAAAATTGATTCACCAGATGATGTAGTTAAATTTATTCAAGTATTCACTAAAACAACAGAGCATCATAAGACATATTTAGGTGATACACTAAATCATATAAAACGAAAAGAATTTGATAATTTAGAATTTGCAAAAACATTACTGTAG
- a CDS encoding 50S ribosomal protein L7/L12, with translation MNYTIIALLGGLGLLMWIVSNISQMKNDISRININLNKIANQVGVPNTINDEIKNLILEGKKVEAIKKYRIITGIGLKEAKEYIGSLNK, from the coding sequence ATGAATTATACAATTATTGCTTTACTTGGAGGGTTAGGATTATTAATGTGGATAGTAAGTAACATTAGTCAAATGAAAAATGATATATCACGTATAAATATAAATTTAAATAAAATTGCTAATCAAGTGGGAGTACCTAATACAATAAATGATGAAATAAAGAATCTTATTTTAGAAGGAAAAAAAGTTGAAGCAATAAAAAAATATAGAATTATCACTGGAATTGGATTAAAAGAGGCGAAAGAATATATTGGTTCATTAAACAAATAG
- a CDS encoding GNAT family N-acetyltransferase gives MKKQKFVKWCANLLTYPLNEEILLDNYRRFENNDKAWLFTALDEAGVPVGFFMMTKADYVKNSIHMGFVIVDSSKRHKGYGTNMMKQAIKYAFDILCVTKITLKVFDNNEIAHICYLNSGFIDETYEKHNFNYKNEVWGCYHMSAKNM, from the coding sequence ATAAAAAAACAGAAATTTGTAAAGTGGTGTGCTAATCTATTAACATATCCATTAAATGAAGAGATTTTATTAGATAACTATAGAAGATTTGAAAATAATGATAAGGCATGGCTATTTACTGCACTAGATGAGGCAGGAGTTCCGGTTGGCTTTTTTATGATGACTAAGGCTGATTATGTTAAAAATAGTATACATATGGGATTTGTAATTGTTGATTCATCAAAACGTCATAAGGGATATGGAACAAATATGATGAAACAAGCAATAAAGTATGCTTTTGATATTTTATGTGTAACGAAGATTACACTAAAAGTCTTTGATAATAATGAAATTGCACATATATGCTATTTGAATTCAGGATTTATAGATGAAACTTATGAAAAACATAATTTTAATTATAAAAATGAAGTATGGGGATGTTACCATATGTCAGCTAAAAATATGTAA
- a CDS encoding DUF3267 domain-containing protein has translation MKYIKKLPNTDKALREKLILNNWKKIKEPSNFTWTILLSTPFMLINGAIEMFIFYNLYTPLQDFLKSNQGFNITLELNLVTLLFIPVIFIFMTIHEFLHACFIPNVLKSDKTYWGINGICGFVATSEKIKKSRFLIISIMPLLLLSILLPFVLNALGWLNGYTIFLCLLNAMGSCVDCLNMCLIAIQVPNGAYVLNNGFETYFK, from the coding sequence ATGAAATACATAAAAAAACTTCCAAATACAGATAAGGCGTTACGTGAAAAGCTTATATTAAATAACTGGAAAAAAATAAAAGAGCCATCTAATTTTACATGGACTATTTTATTATCTACACCATTTATGTTGATAAATGGTGCAATAGAAATGTTTATTTTCTATAACTTGTATACACCACTACAAGATTTCCTAAAGAGCAATCAAGGATTCAACATTACATTGGAATTAAATTTAGTAACATTATTGTTTATCCCTGTTATCTTTATTTTTATGACAATACATGAATTCTTACATGCTTGTTTTATTCCAAATGTTTTAAAATCAGATAAAACATATTGGGGAATAAATGGCATTTGTGGATTTGTTGCTACATCCGAAAAAATAAAGAAAAGTAGATTTTTGATTATTTCAATTATGCCACTGTTACTTTTATCTATTTTATTACCATTTGTTTTAAATGCACTTGGGTGGTTAAATGGGTACACAATTTTTCTTTGTTTATTGAATGCAATGGGATCATGTGTAGATTGTTTAAATATGTGTTTAATAGCAATACAAGTTCCAAATGGAGCTTATGTCTTAAATAATGGATTTGAAACATATTTTAAGTAG